In Cyprinus carpio isolate SPL01 chromosome B7, ASM1834038v1, whole genome shotgun sequence, a genomic segment contains:
- the skor1a gene encoding SKI family transcriptional corepressor 1a isoform X6 codes for MESIPSQLSTGRDVCSSPNSKQELQPYSSSSSLKPNQVSETVLYGVPIVSLVIDGQERLCLAQISNTLLKNYSYNEIHNRRVALGITCVQCTPVQLEILRRAGAMPISSRRCGMITKREAERLCKSFLGAHNPPKLPENFAFDVSHECSWGCRGSFIPARYNSSRAKCIKCTYCNMYFSPNKFIFHSHRTPESKYTQPDAANFNSWRRHLKLTDKSLSDDLCHAWEDVKAMFNGGSRKRAMPGNGSEMSSPLKPQASRNITQTASPDIIPHKTLRCDDDRGNLSITSSVRNYPLIPVPSKSFGMLQKIPPPIFPHPYSFPAFGLCQKKDDGVGEQNKTNVPGVFWPGAKDGIYPSFPMFWPTAGSLPLSSYQPAQPKSHTELLGGRQTETDMSESERGGNKPRDSLFDNERCSSSQSLRNDEDKSGDEARSSEGQPSTPRKLSYISAFRPVVKDAESIAKLYGNRDAYSGGHPGHLSPDFVSESSSYRSASPCVDSGEEPDVDVETHRIPEDEESIQLSVDDRQSPVRENSPTPQPDDDQIATFSDGSSPEQKQNKQVAKKSDAIAYEVYSYEKEGTSLQSTLPCSASKPPLCAPETHDSCISNNSPTDDECESQKSCSGHISVSKENPSDPTLRNTDNRFNFEKDIENMAKEELQKQLLEQVELRKKLEREFQSLKGSNEEGTVLSRGDGPAAADCTRSS; via the exons ATGGAGTCGATACCCAGTCAGCTTTCTACGGGACGAGATGTTTGCTCTTCCCCCAACTCAAAGCAAGAACTGCAGCCTTACTCCAGCAGCAGCTCGCTGAAGCCAAATCAAGTGAGTGAGACTGTGCTGTACGGAGTGCCCATCGTCTCTTTGGTCATCGACGGTCAGGAGAGGCTGTGTCTGGCGCAGATTTCCAACACTTTATTGAAGAACTACAGCTACAACGAAATCCACAACAGACGCGTGGCGCTTGGAATTACGTGTGTGCAGTGCACACCGGTGCAGCTGGAGATCCTGAGGCGCGCGGGGGCAATGCCCATCTCCTCGCGCCGCTGCGGCATGATCACCAAACGCGAGGCCGAGCGCCTCTGCAAATCCTTCCTCGGGGCTCACAACCCTCCAAAATTACCCGAGAATTTTGCATTCGATGTTTCCCACGAGTGCTCCTGGGGCTGCCGAGGTAGCTTCATACCTGCGAGGTACAACAGCTCCAGGGCGAAATGCATCAAGTGCACCTACTGCAATATGTATTTTTCACCCaacaaatttatatttcattcgCACCGCACACCTGAATCGAAATACACCCAGCCGGACGCGGCCAATTTTAATTCATGGAGACGCCATCTAAAACTCACCGACAAAAGCTTGTCTGATGACCTTTGTCACGCGTGGGAGGACGTCAAGGCCATGTTTAACGGCGGGAGCCGGAAACGTGCAATGCCAGGGAATGGATCAGAAATGTCCTCCCCGCTTAAACCGCAGGCCTCCCGAAACATCACGCAGACCGCTTCCCCTGATATTATTCCTCACAAAACTTTGCGCTGCGACGACGACCGTGGGAACCTCAGCATAACCAGCAGCGTGCGTAATTACCCGCTCATCCCTGTGCCTAGTAAGAGTTTCGGCATGCTTCAGAAGATCCCGCCACCCATCTTTCCGCATCCGTATAGTTTCCCAGCATTTGGACTGTGTCAAAAAAAGGATGATGGAGTTGGTGAGCAGAATAAGACCAATGTACCTGGTGTGTTTTGGCCCGGTGCGAAGGACGGTATCTATCCATCGTTCCCCATGTTTTGGCCTACCGCGGGCAGCCTGCCGCTCTCATCCTATCAACCAGCACAACCAAAATCACACACGGAGCTCCTGGGTGGCCGGCAAACCGAGACAGACATGTCAGAAAGTGAGCGGGGAGGAAACAAACCTAGAGACAGTCTGTTCGACAACGAGCGCTGCTCTAGTTCGCAGTCCCTCAGGAACGACGAGGACAAATCTGGGGACGAGGCCAGGTCAAGTGAGGGTCAACCCAGCACCCCCAGAAAGCTGAGCTATATATCTGCGTTCAGACCTGTCGTTAAAGACGCAGAGAGCATAGCTAAGCTCTACGGGAACAGGGACGCGTACAGCGGAGGTCATCCTGGACATTTGTCGCCAGACTTTGTGAGTGAGAGCTCCAGCTACAGATCAGCCTCTCCGTGTGTGGACAGCGGGGAAGAACCGGATGTCGACGTGGAGACTCACAGAATTCCGGAGGACGAGGAGTCTATACAACTTTCCGTGGATGACCGACAAAGTCCAGTGAGGGAAAACAGCCCAACTCCGCAGCCGGATGATGACCAGATAGCCACTTTTAGTGACGGGAGCTCCCCTGAACAGAAGCAGAACAAGCAGGTGGCAAAGAAAAGTGATGCCATTGCTTACGAA GTGTACTCATATGAAAAGGAGGGAACATCTCTTCAGAGCACACTGCCCTGTTCGGCCTCTAAACCTCCTCTCTGCGCACCGGAAACACACG ATTCATGCATCTCAAACAACAGCCCTACTGACGACGAATGTGAATCACAAAAATCCTGTTCGGGTCATATTAGTGTTAGCAAAGAGAACCCAA GTGACCCTACATTGAGAAATACTGATAACAGATTTAATTTCGAGAAAGACATCGAGAATATGGCGAAAG
- the skor1a gene encoding SKI family transcriptional corepressor 1a isoform X7 has product MESIPSQLSTGRDVCSSPNSKQELQPYSSSSSLKPNQVSETVLYGVPIVSLVIDGQERLCLAQISNTLLKNYSYNEIHNRRVALGITCVQCTPVQLEILRRAGAMPISSRRCGMITKREAERLCKSFLGAHNPPKLPENFAFDVSHECSWGCRGSFIPARYNSSRAKCIKCTYCNMYFSPNKFIFHSHRTPESKYTQPDAANFNSWRRHLKLTDKSLSDDLCHAWEDVKAMFNGGSRKRAMPGNGSEMSSPLKPQASRNITQTASPDIIPHKTLRCDDDRGNLSITSSVRNYPLIPVPSKSFGMLQKIPPPIFPHPYSFPAFGLCQKKDDGVGEQNKTNVPGVFWPGAKDGIYPSFPMFWPTAGSLPLSSYQPAQPKSHTELLGGRQTETDMSESERGGNKPRDSLFDNERCSSSQSLRNDEDKSGDEARSSEGQPSTPRKLSYISAFRPVVKDAESIAKLYGNRDAYSGGHPGHLSPDFVSESSSYRSASPCVDSGEEPDVDVETHRIPEDEESIQLSVDDRQSPVRENSPTPQPDDDQIATFSDGSSPEQKQNKQVAKKSDAIAYEVYSYEKEGTSLQSTLPCSASKPPLCAPETHDSCISNNSPTDDECESQKSCSGHISVSKENPSDPTLRNTDNRFNFEKDIENMAKEELQKQLLEQVELRKKLEREFQSLKGSNEEGTVLSRGDGPAAADCTSS; this is encoded by the exons ATGGAGTCGATACCCAGTCAGCTTTCTACGGGACGAGATGTTTGCTCTTCCCCCAACTCAAAGCAAGAACTGCAGCCTTACTCCAGCAGCAGCTCGCTGAAGCCAAATCAAGTGAGTGAGACTGTGCTGTACGGAGTGCCCATCGTCTCTTTGGTCATCGACGGTCAGGAGAGGCTGTGTCTGGCGCAGATTTCCAACACTTTATTGAAGAACTACAGCTACAACGAAATCCACAACAGACGCGTGGCGCTTGGAATTACGTGTGTGCAGTGCACACCGGTGCAGCTGGAGATCCTGAGGCGCGCGGGGGCAATGCCCATCTCCTCGCGCCGCTGCGGCATGATCACCAAACGCGAGGCCGAGCGCCTCTGCAAATCCTTCCTCGGGGCTCACAACCCTCCAAAATTACCCGAGAATTTTGCATTCGATGTTTCCCACGAGTGCTCCTGGGGCTGCCGAGGTAGCTTCATACCTGCGAGGTACAACAGCTCCAGGGCGAAATGCATCAAGTGCACCTACTGCAATATGTATTTTTCACCCaacaaatttatatttcattcgCACCGCACACCTGAATCGAAATACACCCAGCCGGACGCGGCCAATTTTAATTCATGGAGACGCCATCTAAAACTCACCGACAAAAGCTTGTCTGATGACCTTTGTCACGCGTGGGAGGACGTCAAGGCCATGTTTAACGGCGGGAGCCGGAAACGTGCAATGCCAGGGAATGGATCAGAAATGTCCTCCCCGCTTAAACCGCAGGCCTCCCGAAACATCACGCAGACCGCTTCCCCTGATATTATTCCTCACAAAACTTTGCGCTGCGACGACGACCGTGGGAACCTCAGCATAACCAGCAGCGTGCGTAATTACCCGCTCATCCCTGTGCCTAGTAAGAGTTTCGGCATGCTTCAGAAGATCCCGCCACCCATCTTTCCGCATCCGTATAGTTTCCCAGCATTTGGACTGTGTCAAAAAAAGGATGATGGAGTTGGTGAGCAGAATAAGACCAATGTACCTGGTGTGTTTTGGCCCGGTGCGAAGGACGGTATCTATCCATCGTTCCCCATGTTTTGGCCTACCGCGGGCAGCCTGCCGCTCTCATCCTATCAACCAGCACAACCAAAATCACACACGGAGCTCCTGGGTGGCCGGCAAACCGAGACAGACATGTCAGAAAGTGAGCGGGGAGGAAACAAACCTAGAGACAGTCTGTTCGACAACGAGCGCTGCTCTAGTTCGCAGTCCCTCAGGAACGACGAGGACAAATCTGGGGACGAGGCCAGGTCAAGTGAGGGTCAACCCAGCACCCCCAGAAAGCTGAGCTATATATCTGCGTTCAGACCTGTCGTTAAAGACGCAGAGAGCATAGCTAAGCTCTACGGGAACAGGGACGCGTACAGCGGAGGTCATCCTGGACATTTGTCGCCAGACTTTGTGAGTGAGAGCTCCAGCTACAGATCAGCCTCTCCGTGTGTGGACAGCGGGGAAGAACCGGATGTCGACGTGGAGACTCACAGAATTCCGGAGGACGAGGAGTCTATACAACTTTCCGTGGATGACCGACAAAGTCCAGTGAGGGAAAACAGCCCAACTCCGCAGCCGGATGATGACCAGATAGCCACTTTTAGTGACGGGAGCTCCCCTGAACAGAAGCAGAACAAGCAGGTGGCAAAGAAAAGTGATGCCATTGCTTACGAA GTGTACTCATATGAAAAGGAGGGAACATCTCTTCAGAGCACACTGCCCTGTTCGGCCTCTAAACCTCCTCTCTGCGCACCGGAAACACACG ATTCATGCATCTCAAACAACAGCCCTACTGACGACGAATGTGAATCACAAAAATCCTGTTCGGGTCATATTAGTGTTAGCAAAGAGAACCCAA GTGACCCTACATTGAGAAATACTGATAACAGATTTAATTTCGAGAAAGACATCGAGAATATGGCGAAAG
- the skor1a gene encoding SKI family transcriptional corepressor 1a isoform X5: protein MESIPSQLSTGRDVCSSPNSKQELQPYSSSSSLKPNQVSETVLYGVPIVSLVIDGQERLCLAQISNTLLKNYSYNEIHNRRVALGITCVQCTPVQLEILRRAGAMPISSRRCGMITKREAERLCKSFLGAHNPPKLPENFAFDVSHECSWGCRGSFIPARYNSSRAKCIKCTYCNMYFSPNKFIFHSHRTPESKYTQPDAANFNSWRRHLKLTDKSLSDDLCHAWEDVKAMFNGGSRKRAMPGNGSEMSSPLKPQASRNITQTASPDIIPHKTLRCDDDRGNLSITSSVRNYPLIPVPSKSFGMLQKIPPPIFPHPYSFPAFGLCQKKDDGVGEQNKTNVPGVFWPGAKDGIYPSFPMFWPTAGSLPLSSYQPAQPKSHTELLGGRQTETDMSESERGGNKPRDSLFDNERCSSSQSLRNDEDKSGDEARSSEGQPSTPRKLSYISAFRPVVKDAESIAKLYGNRDAYSGGHPGHLSPDFVSESSSYRSASPCVDSGEEPDVDVETHRIPEDEESIQLSVDDRQSPVRENSPTPQPDDDQIATFSDGSSPEQKQNKQVAKKSDAIAYEVYSYEKEGTSLQSTLPCSASKPPLCAPETHDSCISNNSPTDDECESQKSCSGHISVSKENPSDPTLRNTDNRFNFEKDIENMAKEELQKQLLEQVELRKKLEREFQSLKGSNEEGTVLSRGDGPAAADCTRHIVQRVGSGEKVSLCNSAEA, encoded by the exons ATGGAGTCGATACCCAGTCAGCTTTCTACGGGACGAGATGTTTGCTCTTCCCCCAACTCAAAGCAAGAACTGCAGCCTTACTCCAGCAGCAGCTCGCTGAAGCCAAATCAAGTGAGTGAGACTGTGCTGTACGGAGTGCCCATCGTCTCTTTGGTCATCGACGGTCAGGAGAGGCTGTGTCTGGCGCAGATTTCCAACACTTTATTGAAGAACTACAGCTACAACGAAATCCACAACAGACGCGTGGCGCTTGGAATTACGTGTGTGCAGTGCACACCGGTGCAGCTGGAGATCCTGAGGCGCGCGGGGGCAATGCCCATCTCCTCGCGCCGCTGCGGCATGATCACCAAACGCGAGGCCGAGCGCCTCTGCAAATCCTTCCTCGGGGCTCACAACCCTCCAAAATTACCCGAGAATTTTGCATTCGATGTTTCCCACGAGTGCTCCTGGGGCTGCCGAGGTAGCTTCATACCTGCGAGGTACAACAGCTCCAGGGCGAAATGCATCAAGTGCACCTACTGCAATATGTATTTTTCACCCaacaaatttatatttcattcgCACCGCACACCTGAATCGAAATACACCCAGCCGGACGCGGCCAATTTTAATTCATGGAGACGCCATCTAAAACTCACCGACAAAAGCTTGTCTGATGACCTTTGTCACGCGTGGGAGGACGTCAAGGCCATGTTTAACGGCGGGAGCCGGAAACGTGCAATGCCAGGGAATGGATCAGAAATGTCCTCCCCGCTTAAACCGCAGGCCTCCCGAAACATCACGCAGACCGCTTCCCCTGATATTATTCCTCACAAAACTTTGCGCTGCGACGACGACCGTGGGAACCTCAGCATAACCAGCAGCGTGCGTAATTACCCGCTCATCCCTGTGCCTAGTAAGAGTTTCGGCATGCTTCAGAAGATCCCGCCACCCATCTTTCCGCATCCGTATAGTTTCCCAGCATTTGGACTGTGTCAAAAAAAGGATGATGGAGTTGGTGAGCAGAATAAGACCAATGTACCTGGTGTGTTTTGGCCCGGTGCGAAGGACGGTATCTATCCATCGTTCCCCATGTTTTGGCCTACCGCGGGCAGCCTGCCGCTCTCATCCTATCAACCAGCACAACCAAAATCACACACGGAGCTCCTGGGTGGCCGGCAAACCGAGACAGACATGTCAGAAAGTGAGCGGGGAGGAAACAAACCTAGAGACAGTCTGTTCGACAACGAGCGCTGCTCTAGTTCGCAGTCCCTCAGGAACGACGAGGACAAATCTGGGGACGAGGCCAGGTCAAGTGAGGGTCAACCCAGCACCCCCAGAAAGCTGAGCTATATATCTGCGTTCAGACCTGTCGTTAAAGACGCAGAGAGCATAGCTAAGCTCTACGGGAACAGGGACGCGTACAGCGGAGGTCATCCTGGACATTTGTCGCCAGACTTTGTGAGTGAGAGCTCCAGCTACAGATCAGCCTCTCCGTGTGTGGACAGCGGGGAAGAACCGGATGTCGACGTGGAGACTCACAGAATTCCGGAGGACGAGGAGTCTATACAACTTTCCGTGGATGACCGACAAAGTCCAGTGAGGGAAAACAGCCCAACTCCGCAGCCGGATGATGACCAGATAGCCACTTTTAGTGACGGGAGCTCCCCTGAACAGAAGCAGAACAAGCAGGTGGCAAAGAAAAGTGATGCCATTGCTTACGAA GTGTACTCATATGAAAAGGAGGGAACATCTCTTCAGAGCACACTGCCCTGTTCGGCCTCTAAACCTCCTCTCTGCGCACCGGAAACACACG ATTCATGCATCTCAAACAACAGCCCTACTGACGACGAATGTGAATCACAAAAATCCTGTTCGGGTCATATTAGTGTTAGCAAAGAGAACCCAA GTGACCCTACATTGAGAAATACTGATAACAGATTTAATTTCGAGAAAGACATCGAGAATATGGCGAAAG